One segment of Leeia aquatica DNA contains the following:
- a CDS encoding GMC oxidoreductase, which yields MSQSGLIRLSLPIDRLQAHYDAVVVGSGYGGGVAASRLARMRRSDGSALSVCVLERGAELQPGEYPDTVGEAAGQFQWRKGGLSGGRSTALYDLRLHDDMHVFLGCGLGGTSLVNANVSLEADPRVFDHPRWPAALRQDESGRKAGYQRARDMLKPQPYPADRPTPAKLQVLQQMADSLPASCTRPPINVNFTVDGPNHVGVMQQPCTGCGDCVSGCNVSAKNTTLMNYLPDARNHGAEIYCEVQVHHLAWDAAQQRWQVYYQLLDTGRDRFGDELLCLTASQVVLGAGSLGSTEILLRSRQQGLPLSAQLGQHFTGNGDVLAFAYNLEQRVNGIGDGTRAPDLADPVGPCITGLIDQRGSSQVQEGYVIEEGSLPGAMASLLPAAFAAADATLAESPDDGMLAAARRQLRETESVILGAYHGAVQHTQTYLVMSHDGAGGHLALDAEDRVQVVWPQVGELPVFQRDNAVLRDLSFAEGGEFVRNPMWTSLLGKELITVHPLGGCGMGERAEQGVVNHLGQVFAGEQGDSVHPGLFVLDGAIMPTSLGVNPLFTITALAERSLMLWATQQGWTLDVSLPSHPATPLSPPPVGIRFTETMKGYFSTAVKQADAAGFQQGYLQGEAAASPLSFTLTIESDDLTQLLDEPAHRAGLIGTVQAPALCAEPLTTSHGRFQLLTDNAEQVDTRNMRYQMQLHAPDGRSWFFSGEKIIRDDPLFDMWADTTTLYVSVHEGLDAQAPVLGVGILHIQPLDFLKQMQTLQVLHASSASERLSAMARFGRFFAGKLVDSYLGGLTHYPFGSSEVDDTRLRKKRALRVPLPQLYPVQTDDGVTLQLSRYRGGDKGTVLLGHGLGVASTIFSLDTIDTNLLEYLYAHGYDVWLLDFRASIALPSCRTPFTGDDVARRDWPAAVAKVCALTGQDSIHVIGHCFGASTLFMAMAAGMPGVRSALFSQVAGHVKAPFSNRLRAGLHLPEALEVLGVDTLDAFVDKDPGWFSRLYDMALTLNPAIPRDEGCHSAVCHRISFMYALLYEHAQLNELTHNTLGEWFGIANIDSIAHLARMVREGKVVAADGEDVYLPEEAEARARVLQHFHKPVSFIHGSENACFLPESTALTYDMLCETFGSSLYQRTVIDGYGHIDCIFGKQAAQDVYPHILAHLQRSTAG from the coding sequence ATGTCGCAATCTGGCCTGATTCGTTTGTCACTGCCCATTGATCGCCTGCAAGCCCATTATGATGCTGTGGTGGTCGGTAGCGGCTATGGCGGCGGGGTGGCGGCATCGCGTCTGGCGCGCATGCGCCGTAGCGATGGCAGTGCCTTGAGCGTGTGCGTGCTGGAGCGGGGCGCAGAGCTGCAACCCGGCGAGTATCCGGATACAGTCGGAGAGGCTGCAGGGCAGTTCCAGTGGCGCAAGGGCGGGCTCTCGGGCGGCCGGTCAACGGCACTGTATGACCTGCGCCTGCATGACGACATGCACGTGTTTCTGGGCTGTGGCCTGGGCGGCACTTCGCTGGTGAACGCCAACGTGTCGCTGGAAGCGGACCCCCGCGTGTTTGACCATCCTCGCTGGCCTGCCGCCTTGCGGCAGGATGAGTCAGGCCGCAAGGCAGGGTATCAGCGTGCACGCGACATGCTGAAGCCGCAGCCTTATCCGGCAGACCGGCCCACACCCGCCAAACTGCAGGTGCTGCAGCAGATGGCCGACAGCCTGCCCGCCAGCTGTACGCGACCACCGATCAATGTCAATTTCACGGTGGATGGCCCCAATCATGTGGGCGTGATGCAGCAACCCTGTACCGGCTGTGGCGATTGTGTGTCCGGCTGTAATGTATCGGCCAAAAATACCACGCTGATGAACTACCTGCCGGACGCCCGCAACCACGGTGCGGAAATCTATTGTGAGGTGCAGGTCCATCATCTGGCTTGGGATGCCGCACAGCAGCGTTGGCAGGTCTACTATCAGTTGCTGGATACTGGGCGTGACCGGTTTGGTGACGAACTGCTGTGTCTTACCGCCAGTCAGGTGGTACTGGGTGCGGGCAGCCTGGGGTCGACCGAGATCCTGTTGCGCTCGCGCCAGCAGGGCTTGCCCTTGTCTGCGCAGCTGGGTCAGCACTTCACGGGTAATGGTGACGTGCTGGCGTTTGCCTATAACCTGGAGCAACGCGTCAATGGTATCGGTGACGGTACCCGTGCGCCGGATCTGGCGGATCCGGTAGGCCCTTGCATTACCGGCTTGATTGACCAGCGTGGCAGCAGCCAGGTGCAGGAGGGCTACGTGATTGAAGAGGGTAGCCTGCCCGGCGCCATGGCCAGCCTGTTGCCCGCGGCATTTGCCGCTGCTGACGCTACCCTGGCGGAGAGCCCGGATGATGGCATGCTGGCTGCTGCCCGCCGCCAGCTGCGCGAAACGGAAAGCGTGATTCTGGGTGCCTACCATGGTGCGGTTCAGCATACCCAGACCTATCTGGTGATGAGCCACGATGGCGCGGGAGGCCACTTGGCGCTGGATGCGGAAGACCGAGTGCAGGTAGTGTGGCCACAGGTGGGTGAGCTGCCGGTATTCCAGCGCGATAATGCGGTGCTGCGTGACCTCAGTTTTGCCGAGGGTGGCGAGTTCGTGCGGAACCCGATGTGGACGTCGTTGCTGGGCAAAGAGCTGATCACCGTACATCCGCTGGGCGGGTGTGGCATGGGGGAGCGGGCAGAGCAAGGGGTGGTCAACCATCTGGGGCAGGTGTTTGCCGGCGAGCAGGGTGACAGCGTCCACCCGGGGCTGTTTGTACTGGATGGGGCCATCATGCCGACCTCGCTGGGGGTGAACCCCTTGTTCACCATCACGGCGCTGGCGGAACGCAGCCTGATGCTGTGGGCTACTCAGCAAGGCTGGACACTGGATGTCAGCCTGCCTTCCCATCCGGCCACACCGCTTTCGCCGCCGCCGGTGGGTATCCGCTTTACGGAAACCATGAAGGGCTATTTTTCGACGGCGGTGAAGCAGGCGGATGCCGCCGGTTTTCAGCAGGGTTACCTGCAGGGTGAGGCCGCAGCTTCGCCGCTGTCCTTTACCTTGACCATCGAGAGCGATGACCTGACGCAACTGCTGGATGAGCCCGCGCATCGGGCAGGCCTGATCGGTACCGTACAGGCCCCCGCCCTGTGTGCGGAGCCCTTGACCACCAGCCATGGCCGTTTCCAGCTGCTGACGGATAATGCCGAGCAGGTGGATACCCGCAATATGCGCTACCAGATGCAGCTGCACGCGCCGGATGGGCGCAGCTGGTTTTTCTCGGGTGAGAAAATCATCCGCGATGATCCCCTGTTTGACATGTGGGCCGATACCACCACCCTGTATGTCAGCGTGCACGAAGGGCTGGACGCGCAAGCGCCGGTGCTGGGGGTGGGGATCCTGCATATCCAGCCGCTGGATTTCCTCAAGCAGATGCAAACCCTGCAGGTATTGCATGCCAGCAGCGCCAGCGAGCGCTTGTCTGCCATGGCCCGCTTTGGGCGTTTCTTCGCGGGCAAGCTGGTGGACAGCTATCTGGGCGGTTTGACCCATTATCCCTTTGGCAGCAGTGAGGTGGACGATACCCGTTTGCGCAAGAAGCGGGCGCTGCGGGTCCCGCTGCCCCAGCTTTACCCGGTACAGACCGATGATGGCGTCACCCTGCAGCTGAGCCGCTACCGGGGAGGCGACAAGGGTACGGTGTTGCTGGGACACGGGCTGGGGGTCGCCAGCACCATTTTCTCGCTCGATACCATCGACACCAACCTGCTGGAATATCTGTATGCGCATGGCTACGACGTCTGGCTGCTGGATTTCCGCGCCAGCATTGCCCTGCCATCCTGTCGTACCCCCTTTACCGGTGATGATGTGGCGCGACGCGACTGGCCGGCGGCGGTCGCCAAGGTGTGTGCCTTGACCGGACAGGACAGCATTCATGTCATCGGCCACTGCTTTGGGGCCAGTACGCTGTTCATGGCGATGGCGGCAGGCATGCCTGGCGTGCGCTCCGCCCTGTTCTCACAGGTGGCCGGACATGTGAAAGCGCCCTTCTCCAACCGCTTGCGGGCAGGCCTGCACTTGCCGGAAGCGCTGGAGGTGCTCGGGGTGGATACACTGGATGCCTTTGTCGACAAGGACCCGGGCTGGTTCAGCCGCCTGTATGACATGGCCTTGACACTGAACCCGGCCATTCCGCGTGACGAGGGCTGCCATAGTGCAGTGTGCCATCGCATCAGCTTTATGTATGCCCTGCTGTATGAGCATGCGCAACTGAATGAGTTGACCCACAATACGCTGGGTGAATGGTTTGGTATTGCCAACATCGACAGCATCGCCCACCTCGCCCGCATGGTGCGGGAGGGCAAGGTGGTGGCTGCCGATGGCGAGGATGTATACTTGCCGGAAGAAGCCGAGGCACGTGCCAGGGTGCTGCAGCATTTCCACAAGCCGGTCAGCTTCATTCACGGCAGCGAAAATGCCTGCTTCTTGCCGGAAAGCACAGCACTGACCTACGACATGCTGTGTGAAACCTTTGGCAGCAGCCTCTACCAGCGCACGGTGATTGACGGTTACGGCCATATCGACTGCATATTTGGCAAGCAGGCGGCGCAGGACGTCTATCCACACATCCTGGCCCATTTGCAGCGGAGTACGGCGGGCTAG
- a CDS encoding DUF6765 family protein, giving the protein MQIDFHHGVTWVVARMAGFSSEEAGIIAHSAQYVDDATNQGLIHFDNRMLYERIASAHKMLDYRNFDELADHYAWIPFHFLPGNDGLDTPLTATDEHSFIRRMVCRPDSPPARRMVADLIRQRGQTPDLHRLGIVLHVYADTWAHQGFCGLQHAVNRATKLQDEHGHSPLSLIKRLSEYFREQVEALTGELVGAVLPLGHGAALSWPDLPWLHWRYHNGWGEAVERNNAQDFAAAARALYVACCRYRAGDPDLAVTLPDFSALDQLLWQTQDEDGEVRHQVWLDAIAHGRFHDASGEPIKERLTYLAKGPGSWKAQALGELADEQPKGQVYPWTPAFQHSHWKRFHDALLRHRQYVLLELLPGYGLLAA; this is encoded by the coding sequence ATGCAGATCGATTTTCACCATGGTGTGACCTGGGTGGTGGCCCGAATGGCAGGCTTCTCGTCTGAGGAGGCCGGTATCATTGCCCACAGTGCGCAGTATGTGGACGATGCCACCAACCAGGGCCTGATCCACTTTGATAACCGCATGCTGTACGAGCGGATTGCCTCCGCCCACAAAATGCTGGATTACCGCAACTTTGACGAGCTGGCGGACCACTATGCGTGGATCCCGTTTCATTTTCTGCCGGGCAATGACGGGCTGGATACCCCGCTGACGGCAACGGATGAGCACAGCTTCATTCGCCGTATGGTCTGTCGCCCTGATAGTCCGCCCGCCCGCCGCATGGTGGCGGACCTGATCCGGCAGCGCGGGCAGACGCCGGATTTGCATCGGCTGGGCATTGTGCTGCATGTGTACGCGGATACTTGGGCGCATCAGGGGTTTTGCGGCCTGCAGCATGCGGTCAACCGCGCCACCAAATTGCAGGATGAACATGGCCATTCCCCACTCAGCCTGATCAAGCGCTTATCCGAATACTTTCGGGAGCAGGTCGAAGCCTTGACCGGGGAACTGGTCGGGGCGGTACTGCCGCTGGGGCATGGTGCGGCCTTGTCCTGGCCGGATTTGCCCTGGCTGCATTGGCGATATCACAATGGCTGGGGAGAAGCGGTCGAGCGCAATAATGCCCAGGACTTTGCTGCGGCCGCACGGGCGCTGTATGTGGCCTGTTGCCGTTACCGAGCTGGGGATCCCGATCTGGCGGTGACGCTGCCGGATTTCAGCGCACTGGACCAGCTGTTGTGGCAGACGCAGGATGAAGACGGTGAGGTCCGCCATCAGGTCTGGCTGGATGCCATTGCGCACGGCCGCTTCCATGATGCCAGCGGTGAACCGATCAAGGAAAGACTGACCTATCTGGCCAAGGGGCCAGGCTCGTGGAAGGCGCAGGCCTTGGGCGAGCTGGCAGATGAGCAGCCGAAAGGGCAGGTTTATCCGTGGACCCCGGCTTTCCAGCACAGCCACTGGAAACGCTTTCATGATGCATTGTTACGGCACCGGCAATATGTGCTGCTGGAGCTGCTGCCGGGCTATGGCCTGTTGGCGGCCTGA
- a CDS encoding CNP1-like family protein codes for MTFRWMAALVLTGLAMTAQAEETDLIDDTEQPWVEVKAALPPFPDKPDWVRFTVTSGTTNQFFIDVGSLHVTSDGVVRYTLKVLSENGAVNITREGMRCASHEQKLYAIGDDRTRTWREPRNPSWQFFRKWAINRQLNVLYDDFFCPDRIAVRKVSDAVEALRRDRPIESLLSGSHKSD; via the coding sequence ATGACATTCCGTTGGATGGCCGCGCTGGTGTTGACCGGGTTGGCGATGACTGCGCAGGCTGAAGAAACCGACCTGATTGACGACACCGAGCAGCCGTGGGTGGAAGTGAAGGCCGCATTGCCACCGTTTCCGGACAAACCGGATTGGGTGCGCTTTACCGTCACTTCGGGTACCACCAACCAGTTCTTCATTGATGTTGGCAGCCTGCATGTCACGTCGGATGGGGTGGTGCGCTATACGCTGAAGGTGTTGAGCGAAAACGGGGCGGTCAACATTACCCGTGAAGGCATGCGCTGTGCTTCCCACGAACAGAAGCTGTACGCCATCGGTGACGACAGGACCCGTACCTGGCGTGAACCGCGCAACCCCAGCTGGCAGTTTTTCCGCAAGTGGGCGATCAATCGTCAGCTGAACGTGCTGTATGACGATTTCTTCTGCCCGGACCGCATCGCCGTGCGCAAGGTGAGTGATGCGGTGGAGGCCTTGCGGCGTGACCGGCCTATTGAAAGTCTGCTGAGCGGCTCGCACAAGTCGGACTGA
- a CDS encoding threonine/serine dehydratase, whose translation MPAPLPVTPDLIREAAARIRGFVRETPVLRPGLGCFGLDLELTLKLEHLQHGGSFKARGAFNTLLSQPVPAVGVIAASGGNHGIAVALAAQRLGAQAEIFVPAAAPAAKVERLRGLGATVHLHGANYAEALAASQQRAAETGALTVHAYDQESVLAGQGTLAQEWEQQAQLDTVLVAVGGGGLIGGMAAWYAGRVKVVAVEPFTAPTLFAARQAGQPVDVAVGGVAADSLGSRRIGELAFPVTQQHVATVVQVDDEAILSARRALWQQCRLLVETGGATALAALLSGQYQPQPGERVGVLLCGANTDPATLM comes from the coding sequence GTGCCCGCACCTCTGCCAGTGACCCCCGATCTGATTCGTGAAGCAGCCGCCCGTATCCGCGGCTTTGTCCGTGAAACCCCGGTGTTGCGCCCAGGATTGGGCTGCTTTGGGCTGGATTTGGAATTAACGCTCAAACTGGAGCACCTGCAGCATGGAGGTTCGTTCAAGGCGCGGGGGGCGTTTAATACCCTGCTGTCGCAACCCGTGCCGGCGGTCGGCGTGATTGCCGCCTCCGGGGGTAACCATGGCATTGCGGTGGCGCTGGCCGCGCAGCGTCTGGGCGCACAGGCGGAAATCTTTGTGCCTGCCGCTGCGCCTGCTGCCAAGGTGGAACGGCTGCGCGGTCTCGGTGCGACGGTACACTTGCATGGTGCCAACTACGCCGAAGCGCTGGCCGCCAGTCAGCAACGTGCGGCGGAGACCGGCGCGTTGACCGTGCATGCTTACGATCAGGAATCTGTGCTGGCCGGGCAGGGTACGCTGGCGCAGGAATGGGAGCAGCAAGCCCAGCTGGATACCGTGCTGGTGGCGGTGGGCGGTGGCGGCTTGATCGGCGGGATGGCAGCCTGGTATGCGGGTCGGGTCAAAGTGGTGGCGGTGGAGCCCTTTACGGCGCCGACCTTGTTTGCCGCACGTCAGGCCGGGCAGCCGGTGGATGTGGCGGTAGGCGGGGTGGCGGCGGATTCGCTGGGATCGCGCCGGATTGGTGAGCTGGCTTTCCCGGTCACCCAGCAGCATGTAGCGACGGTGGTGCAAGTGGATGATGAAGCCATTCTGTCGGCACGCCGTGCACTGTGGCAGCAATGCCGCCTGCTGGTGGAGACCGGCGGGGCGACCGCACTGGCGGCCTTGCTCAGCGGGCAATACCAGCCGCAGCCGGGTGAGCGGGTCGGGGTGCTGCTGTGCGGGGCCAATACCGACCCCGCGACGTTGATGTAA
- a CDS encoding DUF2238 domain-containing protein: MSILRPWFASRWHAVWSSLFLLVLLASWWQPIWPYEQALHNSLTLVGLLWLTWLQRRFPLSATELGGILLFLMLHSVAARWLYSNVPYLQWWQMLTGSTLPDMLGGQRNHFDRLVHFMYGACLTPALSRVLSAGRQRVSRQGFWRAVQLIVVSSVAYEWFEWLIAISLSPHDAEAYNGQQGDMWDAHKDMLLATLGSLLWGLRYARAPRESGTVTPS, from the coding sequence ATGTCGATTTTGCGTCCATGGTTTGCCAGCCGCTGGCATGCGGTCTGGAGTAGCCTGTTTCTGCTGGTGCTGCTGGCCAGCTGGTGGCAACCGATCTGGCCGTATGAGCAAGCCCTGCACAACAGCCTGACGCTGGTTGGCCTGTTGTGGCTGACCTGGCTGCAGCGCCGCTTCCCGCTCAGCGCCACCGAGCTCGGCGGCATCCTGCTGTTCCTGATGCTGCACAGCGTGGCCGCCCGCTGGCTGTACAGCAACGTGCCCTACCTGCAGTGGTGGCAGATGCTGACCGGCAGCACCCTGCCCGACATGCTGGGCGGCCAGCGCAACCACTTCGATCGCTTGGTACATTTTATGTACGGAGCTTGCCTCACCCCGGCCCTGAGCCGGGTGTTGAGCGCCGGGCGGCAGCGGGTCAGCCGCCAAGGCTTCTGGCGCGCCGTGCAGCTGATTGTGGTCAGCAGCGTCGCCTATGAGTGGTTTGAGTGGCTGATCGCCATCAGCCTCTCACCCCACGATGCCGAAGCCTACAATGGCCAGCAGGGCGATATGTGGGATGCCCACAAGGACATGCTGCTGGCCACCCTCGGCAGTCTGCTGTGGGGGTTGCGTTATGCCCGCGCGCCACGTGAATCGGGAACAGTCACGCCATCGTGA
- a CDS encoding antibiotic biosynthesis monooxygenase family protein, with amino-acid sequence MIAVIFEVWLDETERPHYLQLAAELAAHLQQQAGFISVERFASLVSPDKLLSLSFWEDEAAVVRWRNHLSHRQTQAAGRAGVFRDYRLRVASVSRDYGLNQRAEAPADSLQHHDGVTVPDSRGARA; translated from the coding sequence ATGATTGCCGTCATTTTTGAAGTCTGGCTGGATGAAACCGAGCGTCCCCATTATCTGCAGCTGGCGGCTGAACTGGCCGCGCACTTGCAGCAGCAAGCCGGGTTTATCTCGGTGGAGCGTTTTGCCAGCCTGGTGTCCCCGGACAAATTACTCTCATTGTCCTTCTGGGAGGACGAGGCGGCGGTCGTGCGTTGGCGCAATCACCTCTCGCATCGGCAGACTCAGGCGGCCGGGCGGGCAGGGGTGTTTCGTGATTACCGCTTGCGGGTGGCCAGTGTGAGCCGGGATTATGGGCTGAACCAGCGGGCCGAGGCTCCGGCGGACAGCCTGCAACATCACGATGGCGTGACTGTTCCCGATTCACGTGGCGCGCGGGCATAA
- a CDS encoding cytochrome P450 yields MMPISELLDLPTLADPWPHYAQLRAQGGLLHDPQRGLWVASRAEDVAAVLTHPACRVRPTQEPVPTAIAGSPAGEVFRWLVRMNDATPHPELKPLLQQHLARLDLQRVAALCQARVRDQRVLLQGAAGWQRLASHLPVQLVGELLGFAPAQAACLPAWIAAFVACLSPLSTTTQLQQASDAATQLSLAMDGLMQQPLAEGTPLAALQQAMRAVPGLPDAARHANLLGLLSQTYEATAALIGHAALACRQAGVPLHDPARDWMRWVVESARCYGPVQNTRRFVVEDAEVAGQRLPAGAVILVLLAAAQRDPAANPEPDRFWPERPAPRLFGFGQGAHACPGQALAFTLASSLLREAVPLPMPALPQSVSFLRSLNGRIPDLRQEGFA; encoded by the coding sequence ATGATGCCGATCTCTGAATTGCTTGACCTGCCAACCTTGGCCGATCCCTGGCCCCATTACGCCCAGCTGAGGGCGCAGGGCGGGCTGCTGCATGATCCGCAGCGCGGTCTGTGGGTCGCCAGCCGCGCCGAGGATGTGGCTGCGGTACTGACCCATCCGGCGTGCCGGGTACGACCGACGCAGGAGCCGGTACCCACTGCCATTGCCGGGAGTCCGGCGGGTGAGGTGTTTCGCTGGCTGGTGCGCATGAACGATGCCACCCCTCACCCTGAGCTCAAGCCGCTGCTGCAACAGCATCTGGCGCGGCTGGACCTGCAGCGGGTGGCGGCGCTATGCCAGGCGAGGGTGCGTGATCAGCGGGTGCTGCTGCAGGGTGCAGCGGGCTGGCAGCGTCTGGCGTCCCACCTGCCGGTGCAGCTGGTAGGCGAGCTGCTGGGGTTTGCCCCAGCCCAGGCGGCTTGCCTGCCCGCATGGATTGCGGCCTTTGTGGCTTGTCTGTCGCCATTGAGTACGACAACGCAGTTACAGCAGGCCAGCGATGCTGCCACGCAGCTGAGCCTGGCAATGGACGGGCTGATGCAGCAGCCGCTGGCCGAAGGTACGCCGCTCGCCGCCTTGCAACAGGCGATGCGAGCTGTACCGGGCCTGCCGGATGCCGCACGCCATGCCAATCTGCTGGGCTTGCTGTCACAAACCTACGAAGCCACCGCAGCCCTGATTGGTCATGCTGCACTGGCTTGCCGGCAAGCAGGCGTGCCCTTGCATGATCCCGCACGAGACTGGATGCGCTGGGTGGTGGAAAGCGCACGCTGCTATGGTCCGGTACAAAACACCCGCCGCTTTGTGGTGGAAGATGCCGAGGTTGCCGGGCAGAGGCTGCCTGCCGGGGCGGTGATTCTGGTATTGCTGGCTGCAGCCCAGCGTGATCCGGCGGCCAATCCGGAGCCGGACCGCTTTTGGCCGGAGCGGCCTGCACCACGCTTGTTTGGCTTTGGGCAGGGTGCCCATGCCTGCCCAGGCCAGGCACTGGCGTTTACGCTGGCCAGCAGCCTGTTGCGTGAAGCCGTGCCACTGCCCATGCCCGCACTGCCCCAATCTGTTTCTTTCCTGCGCTCACTGAATGGGCGTATTCCTGACCTGCGCCAAGAGGGGTTTGCATGA
- a CDS encoding ArsR/SmtB family transcription factor, which yields MNDESADARLARVAAALAEPARARMLCSLLDGRARTATELATVAEVAPSTASSHLARLQQEHWIDCLVQGRHRYYRLSAGPAAGALEALLNVAGHTAAPFQPSTPHHLLDLRTCYDHMAGRVAVALHDRLFALGWLSDPETYQLQATGQHALQALGLDWAAVNKPRRKPACACLDWSERRPHLGGVLGAALLQLARQRQWVQQDLDSRRLQLTRQGQHALQQHFGLTLH from the coding sequence ATGAATGATGAGAGTGCAGATGCCCGTCTGGCCCGAGTCGCCGCGGCCCTGGCCGAGCCTGCCCGTGCCCGCATGCTGTGCAGCCTGCTTGATGGCCGCGCCCGCACGGCAACCGAGCTCGCCACGGTAGCCGAGGTGGCACCCTCCACCGCCAGCAGCCATCTGGCGCGCTTACAGCAGGAGCACTGGATAGACTGTCTGGTGCAAGGCCGCCACCGCTACTATCGCCTCAGCGCCGGTCCGGCAGCAGGGGCCCTGGAAGCCCTGCTCAATGTCGCCGGACACACAGCCGCCCCCTTCCAGCCCAGCACCCCGCATCATCTATTGGACTTGCGCACGTGCTATGACCATATGGCCGGGCGTGTGGCGGTAGCCCTGCATGACCGCCTGTTTGCGCTGGGCTGGCTCAGCGACCCGGAGACTTATCAGCTACAAGCCACCGGCCAGCATGCCTTGCAGGCACTGGGGCTGGACTGGGCAGCGGTAAACAAGCCTCGGCGCAAACCGGCCTGCGCCTGCCTGGACTGGAGTGAACGCCGCCCGCATCTGGGTGGGGTGCTGGGCGCAGCGCTGCTGCAACTGGCCCGTCAGCGCCAGTGGGTACAGCAAGACCTCGACAGCCGCCGCCTGCAGCTCACCCGCCAAGGCCAACACGCCCTGCAACAGCATTTTGGCCTGACACTGCACTGA
- a CDS encoding aquaporin, whose translation MTLSRRLVAEALGTAFLLAVVVGSGIMGERLAGGSVGLALLANTLATGAGLLALILTFGSVSGAHFNPVVSLVAAWQGQLRGAELSGYVLVQVLGALAGVAAAHLMFGEPLFSASLHARSGLAQCWSEGVATFGLLAVILSCSRHRPGITPFAVAAYITAAYWFTSSTSFANPAVTLARALSDTFAGIRPQDVPGFILSQLLGAAAAAGLFRWLLSEPQPPRS comes from the coding sequence ATGACGCTGAGCCGACGGCTGGTGGCAGAGGCGCTCGGTACCGCATTCCTGCTGGCGGTGGTGGTGGGCTCCGGCATCATGGGCGAGCGGCTGGCCGGTGGCAGCGTGGGGTTGGCACTGCTGGCCAATACCTTGGCGACGGGGGCTGGGCTGCTTGCCCTGATCCTGACCTTCGGATCGGTGTCCGGCGCGCATTTCAACCCGGTGGTGAGCCTGGTAGCGGCGTGGCAAGGCCAGCTGCGTGGGGCCGAATTATCCGGCTATGTGCTGGTGCAGGTACTGGGAGCCTTGGCGGGCGTGGCTGCCGCCCACCTGATGTTTGGCGAGCCGCTGTTCTCAGCTTCCCTGCACGCCCGCAGTGGTCTGGCGCAATGCTGGAGCGAAGGCGTGGCTACCTTTGGTTTGCTGGCGGTGATCCTCAGCTGCTCGCGGCACCGACCGGGCATCACCCCGTTTGCGGTGGCGGCGTACATCACGGCGGCCTACTGGTTTACCTCGTCCACCTCCTTTGCCAACCCGGCGGTAACGCTGGCTCGAGCGCTCAGCGATACCTTTGCCGGCATCCGCCCGCAGGATGTGCCGGGCTTCATCCTGTCACAGCTGCTTGGCGCAGCAGCGGCGGCGGGGTTGTTCCGCTGGTTACTGAGTGAGCCTCAGCCTCCGCGCAGCTGA
- a CDS encoding arsenate reductase ArsC gives MTDYPLHVLVLCTGNSARSIMAEALITTLGQGRFRAWSAGSFPTGKVNPFAVEQVAAIGYPTDALRSKSWDEFAGPDAPRMDFIVTVCDNAAGEVCPVWPGQPISAHWGFEDPAAVAGSDDARRAAFSKVSAQIRAKVQRFVDLPVSSMERDAVLREMRAIGEMPV, from the coding sequence ATGACCGACTACCCCTTGCATGTGCTGGTGCTGTGCACCGGCAACTCGGCCCGCAGCATCATGGCGGAAGCCCTGATCACCACCTTGGGCCAAGGCCGCTTTCGTGCCTGGAGTGCCGGCAGCTTTCCCACCGGGAAGGTGAACCCGTTTGCGGTGGAGCAGGTGGCGGCAATCGGCTACCCGACCGATGCCTTGCGCAGCAAAAGCTGGGATGAGTTCGCCGGGCCGGATGCGCCGCGTATGGATTTCATTGTGACGGTGTGTGATAACGCGGCAGGGGAAGTGTGCCCGGTGTGGCCGGGGCAGCCGATTTCGGCACACTGGGGGTTTGAGGACCCGGCAGCCGTAGCAGGCAGCGATGATGCGCGGCGTGCGGCGTTCAGCAAGGTATCTGCGCAGATTCGTGCCAAGGTACAGCGTTTTGTGGACCTGCCGGTGTCCAGCATGGAACGGGACGCTGTATTGCGTGAGATGCGGGCGATTGGCGAGATGCCGGTATGA
- a CDS encoding ArsR/SmtB family transcription factor, which produces MKSPIVAALSALAHEARLAIFRALVQAGPSGLAAGKIGELVGMPPSSVSFHMKELTLAQMVSSRQEGRFVIYAANFATMNALLAYLTENCCSGASCCAPVGAPGCAEPGQP; this is translated from the coding sequence ATGAAAAGTCCGATCGTTGCTGCTTTGTCGGCGCTGGCGCACGAAGCGCGCCTCGCCATTTTTCGCGCCTTGGTGCAGGCCGGGCCTTCGGGGCTGGCTGCCGGGAAAATCGGTGAGCTGGTTGGCATGCCGCCTTCTTCGGTGTCGTTCCATATGAAGGAATTGACGCTGGCGCAGATGGTGAGCTCGCGGCAGGAAGGGCGCTTTGTCATCTATGCCGCCAATTTTGCCACCATGAATGCCCTGCTGGCCTACCTCACCGAGAACTGCTGCAGTGGTGCGAGCTGCTGTGCACCTGTGGGTGCGCCGGGTTGTGCCGAGCCGGGGCAGCCGTGA